A DNA window from Sediminitomix flava contains the following coding sequences:
- the cobA gene encoding uroporphyrinogen-III C-methyltransferase codes for MMKNKYAKLTLVGAGPGDVDLISVKGIKALEAADVVLYDALVNPKLLDYATKAIKIFVGKRAGDHYKSQDEINELIIENAYEHGHVVRLKGGDPLVFGRGQEEIIAASAHDIPIAVVPGISSVTSAPSSIGIPITRRGVSDSFWVITGTTQSNSLSKDLNLAAQSSATVMVLMGLRKLSLIVQLFSMYRDADEPVAIVQNATCENQKHVVGTLSDIEELVEKNKIGTPGIIMIGEVIKHRTPSELVELCNVQRQN; via the coding sequence ATGATGAAGAATAAATACGCAAAGCTCACTTTGGTGGGTGCAGGACCCGGAGATGTAGACCTTATAAGTGTAAAAGGAATAAAAGCATTGGAAGCTGCAGATGTAGTTTTATATGATGCTTTAGTTAATCCTAAGTTATTAGATTATGCTACTAAGGCGATCAAGATATTTGTAGGGAAGAGAGCTGGAGATCATTATAAGTCTCAAGATGAGATTAATGAGTTGATTATTGAGAATGCTTATGAGCATGGACATGTAGTAAGATTAAAAGGTGGTGATCCTTTGGTTTTTGGTAGAGGACAGGAAGAAATAATTGCCGCATCAGCACATGATATTCCAATAGCAGTAGTGCCAGGTATTAGTAGTGTGACGAGTGCTCCGTCTTCAATTGGAATTCCAATTACAAGAAGAGGAGTGAGTGATAGCTTTTGGGTGATTACAGGAACAACACAGTCAAACTCGCTATCGAAAGATTTGAATTTGGCAGCGCAGTCTTCAGCTACAGTAATGGTTTTAATGGGACTTAGAAAGTTATCTCTGATTGTACAACTCTTTAGTATGTACAGAGATGCCGATGAGCCAGTGGCAATTGTTCAGAATGCTACTTGTGAAAACCAGAAACATGTGGTTGGAACACTTTCAGATATAGAAGAACTAGTTGAAAAAAATAAGATAGGAACTCCAGGAATTATCATGATAGGGGAGGTGATCAAACATAGGACACCTTCGGAATTAGTAGAGCTATGTAATGTTCAAAGACAAAATTGA
- a CDS encoding Crp/Fnr family transcriptional regulator — translation MDCISCENTNCLIKQSCFTTNIAEEDLFINAIRCKKGQTFILEGSPIYGLYFIQSGRVKVSTTGYQGKEQILRFAGEGEVLGHRGFGVSEIYQVSATTLEDSVICHVSNSNLESLFAKYPEFTFNMMQFYAQELNRSETKVRKLAQMSVREKVIDTLLYINRKFGHNYAYMSLELSRKEIADYAGTTDEQVIRIISALKKEKLVISQGRKIGIPDVDLLKREIAEHNFYLDS, via the coding sequence ATGGATTGTATCAGTTGCGAAAATACAAATTGCCTTATTAAACAAAGTTGCTTTACTACTAATATAGCCGAGGAAGACCTCTTTATCAATGCGATTAGGTGCAAAAAAGGGCAAACATTTATATTAGAAGGAAGTCCTATTTACGGTTTGTACTTTATTCAGAGTGGTAGAGTAAAAGTGAGTACAACAGGTTATCAAGGGAAAGAACAAATTCTTCGTTTTGCAGGAGAAGGGGAAGTCCTTGGGCACCGAGGCTTTGGGGTGAGCGAAATATACCAAGTGAGTGCTACTACTTTGGAAGATAGTGTGATCTGTCACGTTTCAAATAGTAATCTCGAATCCCTTTTTGCTAAATATCCTGAGTTCACCTTTAATATGATGCAGTTTTATGCACAAGAGCTGAATAGAAGTGAAACTAAGGTTAGAAAGTTGGCTCAAATGAGTGTTCGTGAAAAGGTGATTGATACTTTATTGTATATCAACCGCAAATTTGGACACAATTATGCCTATATGAGTTTGGAGCTTTCTAGGAAAGAAATTGCGGATTATGCAGGTACTACGGATGAACAAGTTATTCGAATAATATCGGCACTTAAAAAAGAAAAGTTAGTGATCTCACAAGGTCGTAAAATTGGAATTCCTGATGTAGATCTTTTGAAAAGAGAGATTGCGGAACATAATTTTTACCTAGATTCTTAG
- the hemA gene encoding glutamyl-tRNA reductase, with product MLKKELYIFSISHQSASVELREKFSISKTETADFLRKLKEVLGIEEAIVLSTCNRTDIYYLHPIGMRSAILKFICAFKTAGESDVYKKYVFSCQGDDALKYLFRLSIGLESQIFGDLQIYSQLKDAYQLATDADMVKSYLHRLMHSIFYTHKQILNQTSFQEGALSASYNTAKKINQLIESRSDKMVNVLVIGAGQMGKDLCDHLAKFGIENVAITNRTLEKAKAIADAYDFAIFPFDEHKDLIPHFDIIVSTIEQGSFLYQKSDFLNATTLAVFDLGAPRTVSPEVAELCECFYDIDQIAALTETTLAFRKNEVPKVEQLIDEAVEQFNLWLDESSFTPTVRQFKEALEELRKSTLSNYMKEMSTADYEVVEEVTSKVIQKIINIPVVQLKTACQRGNVEQLNQSLKELFMLDENQFSETKS from the coding sequence ATGTTAAAGAAAGAACTCTATATTTTTTCAATTTCTCATCAATCAGCTTCTGTAGAGCTTAGAGAAAAGTTTTCTATTTCAAAGACAGAAACAGCAGACTTTCTACGTAAACTCAAAGAAGTTTTAGGGATAGAAGAAGCAATTGTTTTATCTACTTGCAATCGAACAGATATCTATTACTTGCACCCAATCGGGATGCGTTCTGCAATCTTGAAATTTATTTGTGCTTTTAAGACTGCAGGAGAATCTGATGTGTACAAAAAGTATGTTTTCAGTTGTCAGGGCGATGATGCTTTAAAATACCTTTTCCGTTTAAGTATTGGCTTAGAATCTCAAATCTTCGGAGACCTTCAAATCTATTCGCAACTAAAAGATGCATACCAATTAGCAACTGATGCAGATATGGTGAAAAGCTATTTACACCGTTTAATGCACTCCATCTTTTATACGCACAAACAGATTTTGAATCAGACCTCTTTCCAAGAAGGAGCACTTTCAGCGTCTTATAATACAGCCAAGAAAATCAATCAATTGATTGAAAGTCGATCTGATAAAATGGTCAATGTGTTGGTTATTGGTGCTGGTCAGATGGGGAAAGACCTTTGCGATCACTTGGCAAAGTTTGGAATTGAAAATGTAGCAATTACAAATCGAACATTAGAAAAAGCTAAGGCTATTGCTGATGCATATGATTTTGCCATTTTTCCTTTTGATGAGCACAAAGACTTAATTCCACATTTTGATATCATAGTGAGTACGATTGAACAAGGAAGTTTCCTGTATCAGAAATCAGACTTTTTAAATGCAACGACTTTAGCTGTTTTTGATTTGGGAGCACCTCGAACGGTTTCTCCTGAGGTGGCGGAGCTTTGTGAGTGTTTTTATGATATCGACCAAATTGCGGCTTTAACAGAAACGACTTTGGCTTTCAGAAAAAATGAAGTACCCAAAGTAGAACAACTTATTGACGAAGCTGTCGAGCAATTTAACCTTTGGTTGGATGAATCTTCGTTTACGCCTACCGTTCGCCAATTTAAAGAAGCCTTGGAAGAACTTCGTAAGTCGACACTTTCAAATTATATGAAAGAAATGTCTACAGCAGATTATGAAGTAGTAGAAGAGGTGACTTCAAAAGTGATTCAAAAAATAATAAATATACCAGTAGTTCAATTGAAAACTGCTTGCCAACGGGGTAATGTTGAACAATTGAATCAGTCTCTTAAAGAGCTATTTATGCTGGATGAAAATCAATTCTCAGAAACTAAATCCTAA
- a CDS encoding globin family protein, whose protein sequence is MSFFKSLFGKKKKEVVEEGPISTKQKELVQSTFAIVAPIADKAAEIFYNKLFELDPALRPLFKGDMSEQGNKLMTMLAAAVKGLDDLGALVPVVQDLGKRHVDYGVEDSHYDTVGAALLSTLEVGLGENWNEEVKEAWTTVYTVLATTMKDAAATVETV, encoded by the coding sequence ATGAGTTTTTTCAAATCATTATTCGGTAAAAAGAAGAAAGAAGTAGTAGAAGAAGGTCCGATCTCTACAAAGCAGAAAGAGCTAGTACAAAGTACTTTTGCCATTGTAGCACCTATTGCAGACAAAGCTGCCGAGATTTTTTACAATAAGCTTTTTGAACTAGATCCTGCACTTCGTCCACTTTTTAAGGGCGATATGTCTGAGCAAGGTAATAAGTTGATGACAATGCTTGCAGCTGCTGTGAAAGGACTTGATGATTTAGGAGCCTTAGTTCCTGTAGTACAAGATTTAGGTAAAAGACATGTTGACTATGGCGTAGAAGATTCACATTACGATACTGTAGGAGCAGCCTTACTTTCTACCCTAGAAGTAGGATTGGGTGAAAATTGGAATGAAGAGGTAAAAGAAGCGTGGACAACAGTTTATACTGTATTGGCTACAACTATGAAAGACGCTGCGGCTACTGTAGAAACCGTCTAA
- a CDS encoding molybdopterin molybdotransferase MoeA, producing the protein MISVEEAKELVKQHIKTSDKHLNLPIEKTLNYILAKDLHANISLPPFAQSAMDGYAINIEDFSDEKIFEIQTIIPAGHTKLEKLEKGKAIRIFTGAPIPDGADAIIVQEKAKEENGLVRFDAQELKAMQNIRPIGEQIQKGEVAVAKGTLLTPETLSFIASFGITELCVQKQPQISIFVNGDELIKAGQELEFGQIYESNSLGLKAAVENTNFPVASVQHLPDNKIKVMEAISKATTEMDFLLLSGGISVGDYDYIGSSLRELGCQEIFYKVKQKPGKPLFFGKLNDCYVFALPGNPAASLTCFYEYVLPALHQFSGNGFKELSTFLIPLAHDFKKKGDRAQFLKAKIENHKVSVMGKQASSMLRSFINSSGYVYISAEQAEVKEGELVEVRVF; encoded by the coding sequence ATGATCTCAGTGGAAGAAGCTAAAGAATTAGTTAAACAGCATATAAAAACATCTGATAAGCACCTCAATTTACCAATTGAAAAAACACTCAACTACATATTAGCCAAAGATTTACATGCAAATATTTCACTCCCTCCTTTTGCCCAATCAGCAATGGATGGATATGCTATCAACATTGAAGATTTTAGTGACGAAAAAATATTTGAAATTCAGACTATTATTCCTGCAGGTCATACCAAGTTAGAAAAATTAGAAAAAGGAAAGGCTATTAGAATATTTACAGGGGCTCCTATCCCCGATGGTGCTGATGCTATTATCGTACAAGAAAAAGCAAAAGAGGAAAATGGCTTAGTCCGTTTTGATGCACAAGAATTGAAAGCAATGCAAAATATCCGACCTATCGGAGAGCAGATACAAAAAGGAGAAGTAGCTGTAGCTAAAGGTACTTTACTCACCCCCGAAACACTGAGTTTTATCGCATCTTTCGGAATAACTGAATTATGCGTTCAAAAACAGCCACAAATCAGCATTTTCGTTAATGGAGATGAACTCATAAAAGCAGGTCAAGAATTAGAGTTCGGTCAAATTTATGAATCAAATTCGCTAGGACTGAAAGCAGCCGTCGAAAATACAAACTTTCCTGTAGCCTCAGTTCAACATCTTCCAGATAATAAAATCAAAGTGATGGAAGCAATTTCTAAAGCTACGACCGAAATGGATTTCCTTTTACTTTCTGGAGGAATATCAGTTGGTGATTATGATTATATAGGGAGTAGTCTTCGAGAGTTAGGCTGTCAAGAGATTTTTTATAAAGTGAAACAAAAACCAGGTAAGCCATTATTCTTCGGAAAACTAAACGACTGCTACGTTTTTGCACTTCCTGGAAATCCCGCAGCATCTCTTACTTGTTTTTATGAGTATGTCCTTCCTGCTCTTCATCAATTTTCAGGAAATGGATTCAAAGAGTTAAGCACTTTTCTTATTCCCTTAGCTCATGATTTTAAGAAAAAGGGAGATCGTGCTCAATTTTTAAAGGCTAAAATAGAAAATCATAAAGTGAGTGTGATGGGTAAGCAAGCCTCTTCTATGCTACGTTCATTTATAAACTCTTCTGGGTATGTGTATATCTCTGCTGAACAGGCTGAAGTTAAAGAAGGTGAGTTGGTGGAAGTGAGAGTTTTTTAA
- a CDS encoding ferredoxin--NADP reductase yields MERITKLKIVDVIQETADAVSIHFKQPFFKKIKYTSGQFLTLLVEIDGKVERRCYSLNSAPKIDKTVSVTVKRVKDGKVSNHLFENVKKGMSMKVLYPMGSFTTEPNLKNKRHIVLFGAGSGITPLISILKTILHGEPQSIVSLFYGNRDVESIIFNKELNDYKSQFEGRLNLIHILESPGDFEECYKGRVERTQVPELLSQIPKWEAEKTEYFICGPSGMMNEAEEGLKSAGVESKQIHIERFSAPPAEAVAKKKQEAQDIQLILKNNTHKIHVKAGQNILDAALDAKLKVPYVCLDGICGSCKANCTSGEVKMRGGHVLSEADIEAGYVLPCISHPTSEEVVIEYA; encoded by the coding sequence ATGGAAAGAATTACTAAACTCAAAATTGTAGATGTAATACAAGAAACAGCCGATGCTGTGAGTATACATTTCAAGCAACCCTTCTTCAAGAAAATCAAATATACCTCAGGTCAATTCCTTACACTATTGGTAGAAATAGATGGAAAGGTAGAACGAAGATGCTATTCGTTAAATTCTGCACCCAAGATTGATAAAACAGTAAGTGTAACGGTTAAGCGAGTAAAAGACGGGAAAGTATCAAACCATTTATTTGAAAATGTAAAAAAGGGAATGAGCATGAAAGTGCTTTACCCCATGGGAAGTTTTACAACCGAACCTAATTTAAAAAACAAAAGACATATCGTGCTCTTTGGAGCAGGAAGTGGTATTACTCCACTCATCTCAATTTTGAAAACCATTTTGCACGGCGAACCTCAAAGCATTGTATCACTATTCTACGGAAACAGAGATGTAGAATCGATCATCTTTAATAAAGAATTAAACGATTACAAATCTCAATTTGAAGGAAGGTTAAATCTGATTCATATTCTTGAAAGTCCAGGTGATTTTGAAGAATGCTACAAAGGCAGAGTTGAAAGAACTCAAGTACCCGAATTACTTTCTCAGATTCCAAAGTGGGAGGCAGAAAAAACAGAATACTTTATTTGTGGTCCTTCGGGAATGATGAATGAGGCTGAAGAAGGTCTTAAGTCTGCAGGTGTAGAATCGAAACAGATTCACATTGAAAGATTTTCTGCTCCGCCAGCCGAAGCAGTAGCCAAGAAAAAGCAAGAGGCACAAGATATCCAACTTATTCTGAAGAATAATACACACAAAATCCATGTAAAGGCAGGGCAAAATATCTTGGACGCTGCTTTAGATGCTAAACTCAAAGTACCTTATGTATGCTTAGACGGAATTTGTGGAAGCTGTAAGGCAAACTGTACTTCTGGAGAAGTAAAAATGAGAGGTGGGCATGTACTTTCAGAAGCAGATATAGAAGCTGGCTATGTTTTGCCATGTATCAGTCATCCTACTTCTGAAGAAGTGGTGATTGAATATGCTTAA
- a CDS encoding c-type heme family protein, with the protein MISSTYNKFLLGISCVLTLGACQPLPEETAEASTDKVYSIEEAFEIVAKENDIARTLYTKAIVGAGKKKGLKFDEDWEKDHVEAGPLPALFLRGIAGDIRKKGEVPLGLFLGSDFPIRKSNKFKGKQAELFAEMRNDSVPKFFFDEENQLYTAMFPDFAAATPCVSCHNDHPETTKTDWKMGDIQGATTWTYPKDSVSFKELKEIIMAYRGGATATFNEYIAKTKSFKENEIPNVGELWPTAGYQIPSSEVFIDSVAILTSEETLEGILQL; encoded by the coding sequence ATGATCTCATCTACTTACAACAAATTTCTATTAGGCATCAGCTGTGTACTAACTTTAGGAGCCTGCCAACCCTTACCTGAAGAAACAGCTGAAGCAAGTACTGATAAAGTTTACTCTATTGAGGAAGCTTTCGAAATCGTAGCTAAGGAAAACGATATTGCCCGAACCCTTTACACCAAAGCAATTGTAGGGGCAGGGAAGAAAAAAGGATTGAAATTCGATGAGGACTGGGAGAAAGACCATGTAGAAGCAGGTCCGCTACCAGCACTATTTTTAAGAGGAATTGCAGGAGATATCCGTAAAAAAGGCGAGGTACCTTTGGGCTTGTTCTTAGGTTCTGATTTTCCGATTCGTAAATCGAATAAATTCAAAGGAAAACAAGCAGAGCTATTTGCTGAAATGAGAAATGACTCTGTTCCGAAGTTTTTCTTTGACGAAGAAAATCAGCTCTATACTGCCATGTTCCCCGATTTCGCTGCAGCAACTCCTTGTGTGAGTTGTCATAATGATCATCCTGAAACTACAAAAACAGATTGGAAGATGGGAGACATCCAAGGTGCAACTACTTGGACTTACCCTAAAGATTCTGTTTCCTTCAAAGAATTAAAAGAAATAATTATGGCTTATCGTGGTGGTGCAACGGCAACGTTCAACGAGTATATCGCGAAGACAAAGTCATTTAAAGAGAATGAAATTCCTAATGTAGGTGAGTTATGGCCTACGGCGGGGTATCAGATTCCGAGTTCGGAGGTATTTATTGATAGTGTGGCTATCCTAACATCTGAAGAAACCCTAGAAGGTATTCTTCAACTCTAA
- the ccsA gene encoding cytochrome c biogenesis protein CcsA encodes MLWGDIGHFGLIFSFVTAILIVGIYAYANAATTNKKEWLGFARVLTLTHAFAVFTAVIVLFFLILLHKYDYHYVWQHSSNRLPLHFMIACFWEGQEGSFLVWIFWNVIIGFILQRTAKEWEAPVMTIFYTIQTLLCSMLLGIYFSDDFKIGSSPFVYLYDVIEPIKGAEGIIPTDGNGLNPLLQNIWMVIHPPIIFLAYAMAAVPFCYVIAALFNKQISTWISKTKVWFLSTTGILGLGIMMGAYWAYETLNFGGYWNWDPVENAVFIPWLVMLAAVHSLFLYVKKKKALLLTHILSIASFILVVYACFLTRSGILGNASVHSFTDSGLSSQLLIFLLLSIFIPFTLLYFRRNLFTNNNSDEVSWKSFELWMTLGIGLLCLSAFQVLLPTSIPVYQQLMLEFGVDTKIAPPSDPVAFYSSYQLWFAILFCVLSVIGQLVYRKLLSDLSNLERVLGFPLIFSLLIASILLFVFQMTDWKYILLFSAALFGLTLNFNFIYQQLQGNILTAGGVFSHLGFFLMLIGFIFSAGHAKLLTQNVRLAENNEHIFQENILLNRGQFKSMSDYLVRYVNVWRTDISQSVKYLEEDLLATNHADVFLLKEDQFNEGSLVGLKGDTVILDPENRFFEVELKKEGKSYTLFPRMQNNPKMGFVASPSIQSYWNKDIYVHVSNFPDPEKVEWSTPQTIDLKRGDQFSYQGLKITYEGLKPLQEMVGIQLQESDLGLQSIFTVEDQGNEYQAASQFLIRNNRIQLIEDHIQALGLKLLTTQIDPQTGSIALEVKHSQRDWIAIKAQEMPFISLVWLGTLIMCFGIGLSVVGSLARVAQPRRLALELVK; translated from the coding sequence ATGCTGTGGGGCGATATCGGACATTTTGGATTAATATTCAGTTTTGTAACGGCTATTCTTATCGTTGGAATCTATGCCTATGCGAATGCGGCAACTACCAATAAAAAAGAATGGTTGGGCTTTGCTCGTGTACTCACACTCACTCATGCTTTTGCGGTCTTCACAGCAGTGATTGTTCTTTTTTTTCTAATACTACTACACAAATACGATTACCATTATGTTTGGCAACACTCCTCGAACCGTTTGCCACTCCACTTTATGATTGCCTGTTTCTGGGAAGGGCAGGAAGGCAGTTTCCTCGTTTGGATTTTTTGGAATGTAATCATCGGCTTTATTCTTCAGCGAACAGCTAAAGAATGGGAGGCCCCCGTGATGACTATTTTTTACACCATTCAGACGCTGCTATGCAGTATGCTTTTGGGGATTTATTTCTCAGATGATTTCAAAATCGGAAGTTCTCCTTTTGTGTATTTGTATGATGTGATCGAACCAATAAAAGGAGCAGAGGGAATCATCCCTACAGACGGAAATGGTCTTAACCCATTATTACAAAATATCTGGATGGTCATTCATCCACCCATTATCTTTTTAGCTTATGCAATGGCTGCTGTGCCATTCTGTTATGTTATTGCCGCTTTATTCAACAAGCAAATTTCAACTTGGATTTCTAAGACAAAAGTTTGGTTTCTGAGCACAACAGGTATTCTCGGATTGGGTATCATGATGGGAGCCTATTGGGCTTATGAAACACTAAACTTTGGTGGATATTGGAATTGGGATCCTGTAGAAAATGCTGTTTTTATTCCTTGGTTAGTAATGCTCGCAGCTGTACACAGTCTTTTTCTGTATGTGAAAAAAAAGAAAGCTTTACTGCTCACTCACATTCTGAGTATTGCTAGCTTTATATTAGTTGTGTATGCCTGTTTCCTCACAAGAAGCGGAATACTTGGAAATGCTAGTGTTCACTCTTTTACAGACTCGGGACTTTCATCCCAATTGCTGATTTTTTTACTTTTAAGCATTTTCATACCCTTTACTTTACTCTACTTCAGACGAAACTTATTTACCAATAATAATTCTGATGAAGTAAGTTGGAAGAGTTTTGAACTGTGGATGACATTAGGCATCGGACTTTTATGTTTATCTGCTTTTCAAGTATTGTTGCCAACTTCAATTCCTGTTTATCAACAATTGATGTTAGAATTTGGAGTAGATACCAAAATAGCTCCTCCATCTGATCCTGTTGCATTTTACTCTAGTTATCAGCTTTGGTTTGCCATCTTATTTTGTGTGCTGTCTGTTATAGGGCAGTTAGTCTATCGAAAGTTATTATCTGATTTGTCAAACTTGGAAAGAGTCTTAGGCTTTCCACTCATTTTTTCACTCTTGATCGCTTCTATTTTGTTGTTTGTTTTTCAGATGACAGATTGGAAGTATATACTACTATTTAGTGCCGCCCTTTTTGGGCTTACTCTCAATTTCAATTTTATCTACCAGCAGTTACAGGGGAATATTCTTACTGCTGGTGGGGTTTTTTCACATCTCGGTTTTTTCCTTATGCTTATCGGATTTATTTTCTCTGCTGGGCATGCTAAGTTATTGACCCAAAATGTACGACTAGCCGAAAATAATGAGCATATTTTTCAAGAAAATATCTTACTGAACAGAGGGCAATTTAAGTCTATGTCAGATTATTTGGTACGCTATGTAAATGTATGGCGAACGGATATTTCTCAATCCGTGAAGTATTTGGAAGAAGACTTACTCGCTACCAATCATGCAGATGTTTTTCTACTAAAAGAAGATCAGTTCAATGAGGGCAGTTTGGTCGGTTTGAAAGGAGATACCGTAATACTTGATCCCGAAAATAGATTTTTTGAAGTAGAGCTAAAAAAAGAAGGGAAAAGTTATACGCTATTTCCTCGGATGCAGAACAATCCTAAAATGGGATTTGTAGCATCTCCATCTATTCAGTCTTATTGGAATAAAGACATTTATGTACATGTGAGTAATTTCCCCGATCCCGAGAAAGTAGAATGGTCTACACCTCAAACAATTGATTTGAAAAGAGGAGATCAGTTTTCATATCAAGGATTGAAAATAACTTATGAAGGCTTAAAGCCTCTTCAAGAAATGGTCGGGATTCAACTACAAGAATCGGACTTGGGACTTCAATCTATTTTTACAGTAGAAGATCAAGGAAATGAGTATCAAGCAGCTTCTCAGTTTTTGATCAGAAATAATCGAATTCAACTTATAGAAGATCATATCCAAGCTTTAGGGTTAAAACTATTGACGACCCAAATTGATCCGCAAACAGGAAGTATTGCATTAGAAGTTAAGCATAGTCAAAGGGATTGGATCGCAATTAAAGCACAAGAAATGCCCTTTATTTCATTGGTTTGGCTTGGAACACTGATCATGTGTTTTGGAATCGGATTATCTGTCGTCGGTAGCTTGGCTCGAGTTGCACAGCCCCGTCGTTTAGCATTAGAATTAGTAAAGTAG